One stretch of Podospora bellae-mahoneyi strain CBS 112042 chromosome 2, whole genome shotgun sequence DNA includes these proteins:
- a CDS encoding hypothetical protein (antiSMASH:Cluster_4; EggNog:ENOG503P5UP; COG:K) — MLDKTAPSPSSAGPPSAQNARKLRDSCTECASSKVKCGKEKPTCSRCVRRGAKCTYMASRRTGRTSSNASKIAAENNANGATIDVNSGTGSARNERIEPSRPVLRVGTPLNTQSTTMTMTTTNTSAAGDQQTRHSTPGPGPELDAIDPELWSSIMSPSGLITCDPASLSPPLTSIGTDVGSLFDLDFHSPMVIDYPVADHAGDGEGRPVSDLTSRINASVTDRDVFASHHLTSEFDWSVVQKPQCCFSIAIDILSRLFPPAPAGCKHPPASQVDTPKARTIESVISENKQTIESLTRLLDCDCSTDQYLISLMTLIALKVMGWYAAAADDAASAHPAAFEWPGSQSSSRSRSSVSSGSVASGSLGEQVLRLPTIVGNYCVAGQHQDRMAAQLVLSELHRVQKIVNGLSSRLESIRLRAAQDGGSGASSGSSNVGDVSEQPLGGARAGPLSVPTFTQLEDDLRKRFRVLSSETINVLRRA; from the coding sequence ATGCTCGACAAAACAGCTCCGAGTCCATCGTCAGCCGGCCCACCCAGCGCTCAGAATGCCCGGAAGTTGCGGGATAGCTGCACCGAGTGTGCGAGCTCCAAGGTCAAGTGCGGCAAGGAGAAACCCACATGCTCACGGTGTGTTCGTCGGGGGGCCAAGTGCACCTACATGGCGTCAAGAAGGACAGGACGAACCTCGTCCAACGCGTCCAAAATTGCTGCCGAAAACAATGCGAACGGCGCTACCATCGATGTCAACAGCGGCACAGGCTCGGCCCGGAATGAAAGGATTGAACCATCGAGGCCAGTACTGCGCGTGGGAACGCCCTTGAATACACAGTCCACGACGATGACAATGACGACAACAAacacctccgccgccggggACCAGCAGACCCGCCACAGCACCCCAGGCCCCGGGCCCGAATTGGATGCTATCGACCCCGAGCTGTGGAGTTCCATCATGTCACCCAGCGGCTTGATCACGTGTGACCCGGCCAGCCTCTCACCCCCCTTGACAAGCATCGGCACCGATGTCGGGAGTCTGTTCGACTTGGACTTTCATTCCCCCATGGTTATCGATTACCCGGTGGCAGACCACGCAGGCGACGGTGAAGGCCGGCCGGTATCGGATCTAACCAGCAGGATCAACGCCTCGGTCACCGATCGCGATGTCTTTGCCTCTCACCATCTGACGTCCGAGTTCGACTGGTCCGTGGTTCAGAAACCACAGTGTTGCTTCTCCATCGCCATCGACATCCTCAGCCGCCTGTTTCCGCCGGCACCAGCTGGGTGCAAGCATCCACCAGCGAGCCAGGTTGACACACCCAAGGCACGCACCATCGAATCGGTCATCTCGGAGAACAAGCAAACCATAGAGTCCCTCACCAGGCTCCTGGATTGCGATTGCTCGACAGACCAGTACCTCATATCGCTCATGACGCTCATTGCGCTCAAGGTCATGGGTTGGTATGCTGCTGCGGCCGACGACGCTGCCTCGGCGCACCCTGCCGCCTTTGAGTGGCCGGGCTCCCAATCTTCGTCCCGCTCCAGATCATCTGTCTCGTCGGGCTCTGTGGCTTCGGGCTCCCTCGGTGAGCAGGTGTTGCGGCTACCTACCATTGTCGGCAACTACTGCGTCGCTGGCCAGCACCAGGATCGCATGGCAGCTCAGCTCGTCCTGAGCGAGCTCCACCGAGTGCAGAAAATTGTAAACGGACTGTCATCGCGGTTAGAAAGCATCCGCCTGCGTGCAGCTCAGGACGGCGGTTCCGGGGCTAGCTCTGGGTCGAGCAATGTGGGCGATGTAAGCGAGCAGCCACTAGGCGGTGCTCGTGCCGGGCCCCTCTCAGTTCCAACCTTCACCCAGCTTGAGGATGACCTGAGAAAGCGATTCCGGGTGTTGTCGTCGGAAACGATCAACGTCCTTCGTCGCGCCTAG
- the NOR1 gene encoding NADP-dependent oxidoreductases 1 (antiSMASH:Cluster_4; EggNog:ENOG503P3BH; SMCOG1001:short-chain dehydrogenase/reductase SDR; COG:Q), which translates to MMAAIMNGINGKGSYKQTYLITGASRGIGRGLVAAYLLRPDSIVIACVRDVATQSAALESLPKADTSSLVVVKLDCASESDASAAASQLQTNHSITHLDVVIANAAIATNYGPASTMQLEHLQNHMMVNTYSVLLLFQATRLLLQAAKAGNAKFVLVGAPLSTITGMEEYARVPLSAYCVSKLAANWLVRKFHFENKWLVAFIVDPG; encoded by the exons ATGATGGCCGCCATCATGAACGGCATCAACGGCAAAGGAAGCTACAAACAGACCTATCTGATAACTGGCGCCAGCAGAG GCATCGGCAGAGGCCTCGTAGCCgcctacctcctccgccccgaCAGCATCGTCATCGCCTGCGTGCGTGATGTCGCGACTCAGTCAGCCGCCCTGGAGTCTCTCCCAAAGGCAGACACCTCGTCCCTCGTAGTCGTCAAGCTGGACTGCGCCTCGGAAAGCGAcgcctcggccgccgccTCACAGCTCCAGACCAATCACAGCATCACCCACCTGGACGTGGTCATCGCCAACGCCGCCATTGCGACAAACTACGGCCCCGCCTCGACGATGCAGCTCGAGCACCTGCAAAATCACATGATGGTCAACACGTACTCAGTGCTGCTCCTGTTCCAGGCCACGCGCCTCCTGCTCCAGGCGGCAAAGGCGGGAAACGCAAAGTTTGTGCTCGTCGGGGCACCGCTGAGCACCATCACGGGGATGGAAGAGTATGCGCGCGTCCCGCTGAGTGCGTACTGCGTGTCCAAGCTGGCGGCGAACTGGTTGGTGAGAAAGTTTCACTTTGAGAACAAGTGGCTGGTGGCTTTTATTGTGGATCCCGGGTAA
- a CDS encoding hypothetical protein (antiSMASH:Cluster_4; EggNog:ENOG503P4YH; COG:S), producing MVPGCPRVRAEMLTTRQRACCKRVVTLAGRRCTLPLRTGSEFACLPKTALELCCCLQTFSCSTLQLYPRFFLFSPKTFLPSRTEHSSPSHHKSHTITLKSQDEQLTMAPSQLSALQYAAHAFATIFTGFGINAILRPQHALTFFEFAPPASAADAKMVDSLMAVYGARDIFMGVAIYAAALFGTKKSLGWTLVAASGVAVVDGIVCWSHGQGEWNHWGYAPMITAVGAVLLGILDGAPAPKRN from the exons ATGGTGCCCGGATGCCCAAGGGTTAGGGCTGAAATGCTCACCACCAGACAAAGAGCCTGCTGTAAGAGGGTGGTTACACTGGCAGGCAGACGCTGCACCTTGCCGCTAAGGACGGGAAGTGAGTTTGCATGCCTTCCCAAAACGGCATTGGAGCTTTGTTGCTGCCTCCAAACTTTCAGCTGTAGCACTCTCCAACTGTATCCCCgcttcttccttttctcccccaaaaccttCCTTCCATCTCGCACTGAGCACAGCAGCCCGAGTCATCACAAGAGTCACACCATCACAC TCAAATCACAAGACGAACAATTGACAATGGCCCCTTCTCAGCTTTCCGCTCTGCAGTATGCTGCCCACGCCTTtgccaccatcttcaccggCTTTGGCATCAACGCTATCCTCCGCCCGCAACATgccctcaccttcttcgAGTTCGCTCCCCCAGCGTCCGCTGCCGATGCCAAGATGGTGGACAGCTTGATGGCCGTGTATGGTGCGCGCGACATTTTTATGGGAGTGGCCATCTACGCTGCTGCCCTCTTCGGCACAAAGAAGTCGCTTGGCTGGACCCTCGTTGCCGCTAGTGGTGTTGCCGTGGTTGACGGCATTGTGTGCTGGAGTCACGGGCAGGGAGAGTGGAACCACTGGGGGTATGCGCCCATGATCACCGCCGTTGGTGCCGTACTACTGGGTATTTTGGACGGTGCCCCCGCGCCGAAGCGGAACTAA
- a CDS encoding hypothetical protein (antiSMASH:Cluster_4; EggNog:ENOG503P1QV; COG:S) yields the protein MLGIRLVSLLAFTGSALAELDFSKWKTRQPGELRAPCPAMNSLANHGFIQRDGKNITVEGLTPVLKEVFHLSHELAFTVSQLGLFTALDPSKGVFTLQDLTDRHNVFEHDASLSREDAKFGGDQSVLHKGQFQKFMDHFKGEKYISFEAAAKARYAMVQDSRKRNPDFTYDVTHRITSYGETIKYLRTIVEPSTGKCPVDWIKILFEQERLPYKEGWRPPTNELSGFSLASEVLELALITPEKLPVDECLGKGKGKGNCKRRRSYLGI from the exons ATGTTGGGCATTCGCCTGGTATCTCTGCTGGCCTTCACTGGCTCAGCCCTCGCAGAACTCGACTTCTCCAAGTGGAAGACTCGCCAGCCCGGCGAGCTCCGCGCTCCCTGTCCGGCCATGAACAGTCTTGCCAACCACGGCTTCATCCAGCGTGATGGCAAGAATATCACCGTCGAGGGCCTCACCCCTGTCCTCAAGGAGGTCTTCCATCTCAGTCACGAGCTCGCCTTCACCGTGTCTCAGCTGGGCCTCTTTACGGCCCTTGACCCATCCAAAGGTGTCTTTACTCTTCAAGACCTCACGGATCGTCACAACGTCTTTGAGCACGATGCTTCCCTGTCTCGCGAAGATGCCAAGTTCGGCGGTGACCAGTCTGTTCTTCATAAAGGACAGTTCCAAAAGTTCATGGATCACTTCAAGGGAGAAAAGTACATCTCCTTCGAGGCCGCTGCTAAGGCCCGCTATGCCATGGTCCAGGACTCGCGCAAGAGAAACCCCGACTTCACCTACGATGTCACGCACCGCATCACCAGCTACGGCGAAACCATCAAGTACCTCCGTACCATTGTCGAGCCCTCTACAGGGAAGTGCCCGGTTGACTGGATCAAGATCCTTTTTG AGCAAGAGCGTCTTCCCTACAAGGAGGGCTGGAGGCCCCCTACCAATGAGCTCAGCGGCTTCAGTCTCGCGAGCGAAGTTTTGGAGCTGGCTTTGATCACTCCTGAGAAACTTCCCGTCGATGAGTGCttgggcaagggcaagggtaAAGGAAACTGCAAGAGACGGCGCAGCTACCTTGGTATCTAA
- a CDS encoding hypothetical protein (antiSMASH:Cluster_4; EggNog:ENOG503NXFT; SMCOG1034:cytochrome P450; COG:Q), with amino-acid sequence MTIYQSILDATTGAPLPFVGILLVLAFVTVQAITIIHTAFLSPLGKIPGPFHARFTSLRLTYSVFSNNRIHYVHSLHRRYGPIVRISPREIDIAEPTTAREIHKMGSGFTKAPFYALLSPGPVDNIFNFRDPKLHSARRRLYAKGFTLSSLRREWEPTIRETVALAVAKIKADALRGEKGAEVMGWFTLMANEIVCRLTFGGGEDTVKKGVKDPFVVMLERRMGDLAHLLKYFVPPVYYLGRMLALVVRPLRDVFYSQERMFAAGNRVVAQARRGEKVVDGGGRRNLFANALAEEEQGGPPGLSDTDIVTDAGALLLAGSDPTAISLTFLLWCVLSRPEVQREVEAEVAGMGSGEITDEVCEGLPVLNAVIDESLRLYGAAPGSMPRSVPKGGATLGGYYVPDDTVVVTQNWSLHRDPVAWENPDVFDHTRWLPGKQLSERAKMSFNPFGYGARQCLGVHLGRIEMRLAAAMFFRECAGAKLAASATPESMVVVDSFIAGVPKSRRLEITMKG; translated from the exons ATGACGATTTACCAGTCGATCCTCGACGCCACAACAGGCGCGCCCCTTCCCTTTGTGGGTATTCTACTCGTACTAGCCTTTGTCACTGTCCAAGCCATCACC ATAATCCACAcagccttcctctcccccctcggcAAAATCCCCGGCCCCTTCCACGCCcgcttcacctccctccggCTGACCTACTccgtcttctccaacaaccgAATCCACTACGTCCActccctccaccgccgctACGGCCCCATCGTCCGCATCAGCCCCCGCGAAATCGACATCGCcgagcccaccaccgcccgcgAAATCCACAAGATGGGCTCCGGTTTCACAAAAGCCCCCTTTtacgccctcctctcccccgggCCCGTGGATAACATTTTCAATTTTCGGGACCCCAAGCTACACTCTGCCCGGCGTCGGCTCTACGCAAAGGGGTTTACCCTTTCCAGCCTCCGCAGAGAATGGGAGCCCACCATCCGCGAGACTGTTGCCCTCGCGGTGGCGAAAATCAAGGCTGATGCACTGagaggagaaaagggggcggaggtgatggggtggttCACCCTCATGGCCAACGAGATCGTCTGTCGGCTCAcgtttggtggtggggaggacacggtgaaaaagggggtgaaggaCCCGTTTGTGGTTATGCTGgaaaggaggatgggggattTGGCGCATTTGCTCAAGTATTTTGTTCCGCCGGTTTATTACCTCGGGAGGATGcttgctttggtggtgaggccgCTAAGGGATGTGTTTTACTCGCAGGAGAGGatgtttgctgctgggaaTAGGGTTGTGGCGCAGgcaaggaggggggagaaggttgtggatggtggggggaggaggaatcTGTTTGCCAATGCGCTGgcggaggaagagcaagGGGGGCCGCCTGGGTTGAGTGATACGGATATTGTCACCGATGCTGGTGCTTTGTTGCTTGCTGGGTCGGATCCGACGGCTATTTCGTTGACGTTTTTGCTTTGGTGCGTGCTCAGCCGGCCGGAGGTGCagagggaggttgaggcggaggtggcggggatggggagtggggAGATTACTGATGAGGTGTGCGAAGGGTTGCCGGTTTTGAATGCGGTTATTGACGAGAGCCTGCGGCTGTATGGCGCAGCGCCGGggtcgatgccgaggagtGTGCCGAAGGGGGGAGCCACGCTTGGTGGGTACTATGTCCCGGATGATACGGTGGTGGTTACGCAGAACTGGAGCCTGCACCGCGATCCGGTCGCGTGGGAGAATCCGGATGTGTTTGACCATACCCGCTGGCTGCCGGGTAAGCAGCTGTCGGAGCGGGCCAAGATGTCATTCAACCCGTTCGGGTACGGTGCCCGGCAGTGCTTGGGGGTGCATCTCGGCCGAATCGAAATGAGGCTGGCTGCGGCCATGTTTTTCCGGGAATGTGCGGGAGCCAAGCTTGCCGCTTCTGCTACGCCGGAGagcatggtggtggtggatagtTTTATTGCTGGTGTTCCGAAGTCTCGGAGGCTAGAAATCACAATGAAGGGGTAA